The following are from one region of the Lacinutrix sp. Bg11-31 genome:
- a CDS encoding FtsX-like permease family protein, with protein MNFEYFIAKRIIDSKAYKSSISAPIIKIGIVAIALGIIVMMIAIATGIGLQQKIRDKVVAFNGHINITNYDTNNSQESENPISINQDFYPDFSSVQGIKHLQGVATKHAIFRQPDTFESVVIKGVGADYDWQYLEEYLVEGVLPDFTQKRNEDLLISQYFAKRLKLKIGDTVNAYFLREDISKPPRILPYKIIGIYNSGFKEFDQLFAIGDIKHIQRLNKWEPDQIGNFEVFIDDFDAIDQKTKAIFQETPSTLNVESVKQKFGMVFEWIGIFDKNIIGIIGIMIIVAGINMITALLVLILERTQMIGILKALGSSSNSVRKIFVYNATYLIIKGLFWGNLIGLSLLFAQKYFGFLSFPNPEQYYMTTIPVYISLDYIILLNIGTFVLCLAMLLIPSYIITKISPVKAIRFE; from the coding sequence TTGAATTTCGAATATTTTATAGCAAAACGCATTATTGACAGTAAAGCGTATAAAAGTAGTATATCGGCACCAATAATAAAAATTGGAATCGTAGCAATTGCTTTGGGAATTATTGTAATGATGATTGCAATTGCCACAGGAATCGGACTTCAACAAAAAATAAGAGATAAAGTAGTCGCTTTTAATGGGCATATAAACATTACCAATTACGACACTAATAATTCTCAAGAAAGCGAAAATCCAATATCTATAAATCAAGATTTTTATCCAGATTTTAGTAGTGTACAAGGCATAAAACACCTTCAAGGTGTTGCAACAAAACACGCTATATTTAGGCAGCCGGATACTTTCGAGAGTGTTGTAATAAAAGGAGTTGGAGCAGATTACGATTGGCAATATCTAGAAGAATACTTAGTAGAAGGTGTCTTGCCAGACTTTACACAAAAACGAAATGAAGACCTTTTAATATCTCAATACTTTGCAAAAAGACTAAAGCTAAAAATTGGAGATACAGTAAACGCTTACTTTTTAAGAGAAGATATCTCTAAGCCTCCAAGAATTTTGCCATATAAAATTATAGGTATTTACAACTCAGGTTTTAAAGAATTCGACCAATTGTTTGCCATTGGAGACATCAAGCACATTCAACGTTTAAATAAATGGGAGCCAGACCAAATAGGCAATTTTGAAGTTTTTATAGACGATTTCGATGCTATAGACCAAAAAACAAAAGCCATTTTTCAAGAAACGCCCTCAACATTAAACGTAGAATCGGTAAAGCAAAAATTCGGGATGGTATTCGAGTGGATTGGTATTTTCGATAAAAATATTATTGGTATCATTGGTATCATGATTATAGTTGCAGGCATTAACATGATAACCGCATTACTAGTCCTAATACTCGAGCGCACACAAATGATTGGTATACTAAAAGCACTAGGAAGCAGCAGTAATAGCGTAAGAAAAATATTTGTTTACAACGCAACCTATCTTATAATTAAAGGTTTGTTTTGGGGAAATCTAATAGGTTTAAGTCTGTTATTTGCTCAAAAGTATTTTGGCTTTCTAAGCTTCCCAAACCCAGAGCAATATTACATGACCACCATTCCAGTATACATAAGTCTCGACTATATTATACTATTAAACATCGGCACATTTGTACTCTGCTTGGCAATGTTGCTAATCCCATCGTACATTATCACTAAAATTTCTCCAGTAAAAGCCATTCGTTTCGAGTAG
- a CDS encoding lipopolysaccharide assembly protein LapB — protein sequence MNKIIIIVLIGLTSLVGYTQEDFTNTIKTLYENKQYDKIISEYSGNVKNYSAKAVYYVGMTYYSKSDYNNFLKLIDLSIKKDKTDPDTFFSKGVYYNYKRKFSTAIKLLKKAIKLNPNESSYLGALGNSYCFLGRSDKALSLYKSAIKKENPPDYIFTQIPLVYLMKNDIKNAIKSFYIAKDNISKDSESYINLIKNIANHELLSKEYDKALIAFKELNELRPKGFGYYSEIIQVYYAKKEYKKAETYKQRLYENYSKDTLNVYRKKWFCLDKFIWKDKRVHAMEYFAVKENKYFYKHVFYVLNENGKAKITIQMENAPNPVKSGEPKYNLGMEINGTHTSLPYKFDENFDYDELKKTVIQVLNEKVNADLSSRR from the coding sequence ATGAATAAAATTATTATTATAGTATTGATTGGTTTAACAAGTCTTGTTGGCTATACACAAGAAGACTTTACAAATACTATAAAAACGCTATATGAAAACAAACAATATGACAAGATTATATCTGAATATTCTGGTAATGTAAAAAACTATTCAGCAAAAGCTGTTTATTATGTTGGAATGACATATTATAGCAAATCTGATTATAATAATTTCTTAAAATTAATAGACTTATCTATAAAAAAAGATAAAACAGATCCAGATACTTTTTTCAGCAAAGGTGTTTACTATAATTATAAAAGGAAGTTTTCTACTGCTATTAAATTATTAAAAAAAGCAATTAAATTAAACCCAAATGAAAGCAGTTATTTAGGTGCGCTTGGAAATTCATATTGCTTTTTAGGTAGGTCAGACAAAGCTCTTAGCCTTTATAAATCTGCAATAAAAAAAGAAAATCCTCCTGATTATATATTTACACAGATTCCTTTGGTTTATTTGATGAAAAATGACATAAAAAACGCAATCAAATCTTTTTATATTGCAAAGGATAATATCTCAAAAGATTCAGAATCTTATATTAATCTTATTAAAAATATTGCAAATCACGAACTGTTATCTAAGGAATACGACAAAGCACTAATTGCATTTAAAGAACTAAACGAATTACGCCCTAAAGGTTTTGGTTATTATTCTGAAATTATACAAGTTTATTATGCTAAAAAGGAATATAAAAAAGCTGAAACATATAAACAGAGATTATATGAAAACTACTCCAAAGACACATTAAATGTCTATCGAAAAAAATGGTTTTGCTTAGACAAATTCATTTGGAAAGACAAAAGAGTACATGCTATGGAATACTTTGCTGTAAAAGAAAATAAATATTTTTATAAGCATGTTTTTTATGTGTTAAACGAAAATGGAAAAGCTAAAATTACCATCCAGATGGAAAACGCACCCAATCCTGTTAAATCAGGCGAACCAAAATATAATCTTGGAATGGAAATCAATGGAACGCACACATCTTTACCATATAAATTTGATGAGAATTTTGACTATGATGAGTTAAAAAAAACGGTGATTCAAGTTCTTAACGAAAAGGTAAATGCCGATTTAAGCTCAAGAAGATGA
- a CDS encoding sodium:alanine symporter family protein, whose amino-acid sequence MKKYLLSIFSLILPLLSLAQDATEIGIDQKIDNAFGSATGWFVDIIFYRIDFGGGVKIFWVLFPLILGALYFTFYFKFINFRGFFTSVNIVRGKYDHLDGADDKSVQDLHVAGDSTPGGDSIETIKIENHEGEVSHFQALTAALSATVGLGNIAGVAIAVSIGGAGATFWMIVAGFLGMASKFVECTLGVKYRDIEADGTVYGGPMYYLTKGLKSKGLGGLGKVLAVLFAIFVIGGSFGGGNMFQVNQAFQLVENITGGEQSFLHGYGWAFGLVMAILVGIVIIGGIKKIASVTDKIVPFMVAIYVAASLFVIISKSDMIGSAFLAIWDGAFSPEGIAGGVVGVLVQGFRRAAFSNEAGIGSASIAHAAVKTKYAASEGLVALLEPFIDTVVVCTMTALVLIITGFVDPSNPPGSDAQAILLTSSAFESSISWFPYVLTVAVVLFAFSSMISWSYYGYQGWSYLFGRTKKAEYTYKVIFCVFVVIGAAASLGSVIGFSDAMVFAMMVPNMIGLVLLAPKVKEELLKYTTAIKANKE is encoded by the coding sequence ATGAAGAAGTATCTTCTTTCAATTTTCTCATTAATTTTACCACTATTATCTTTGGCTCAAGATGCTACAGAAATAGGTATCGATCAAAAAATCGATAATGCCTTTGGAAGCGCTACAGGTTGGTTTGTAGATATAATATTTTATAGAATAGATTTTGGAGGAGGCGTAAAAATATTTTGGGTTTTATTTCCTTTAATCCTTGGAGCTTTATATTTTACCTTTTACTTTAAATTTATAAACTTTAGAGGATTTTTTACTTCAGTAAATATTGTTAGAGGTAAATACGATCATTTAGATGGTGCAGATGATAAAAGTGTGCAGGATCTACATGTGGCTGGAGATTCAACTCCAGGTGGAGATTCTATTGAAACCATTAAGATTGAAAATCATGAAGGAGAGGTTAGTCATTTCCAAGCATTAACAGCAGCTTTATCAGCAACTGTAGGTCTAGGAAACATAGCAGGTGTTGCCATTGCTGTTTCAATTGGTGGAGCAGGAGCAACGTTTTGGATGATTGTAGCTGGATTTTTAGGTATGGCTTCAAAATTTGTAGAATGTACTTTAGGTGTAAAATACAGAGATATAGAAGCAGATGGTACTGTTTACGGTGGACCAATGTACTACTTAACTAAAGGACTAAAATCTAAAGGTCTTGGTGGTTTAGGTAAAGTGCTAGCAGTATTGTTTGCAATATTTGTTATTGGTGGTTCTTTTGGAGGTGGAAACATGTTCCAAGTTAATCAAGCATTTCAATTAGTAGAAAATATTACTGGAGGAGAGCAATCTTTCCTACATGGTTATGGTTGGGCATTTGGTCTTGTTATGGCTATTTTAGTTGGTATCGTTATTATTGGAGGTATTAAAAAAATAGCTAGTGTTACAGATAAAATTGTACCGTTTATGGTTGCTATTTATGTAGCAGCATCATTATTCGTAATCATTTCTAAATCAGATATGATTGGATCAGCTTTTCTTGCAATTTGGGATGGAGCATTTAGCCCAGAAGGAATTGCTGGTGGTGTAGTAGGTGTATTAGTACAAGGATTTAGACGTGCAGCGTTCTCAAACGAAGCAGGTATTGGTTCGGCTTCTATAGCGCACGCAGCAGTAAAAACAAAATATGCAGCAAGTGAAGGTTTAGTAGCATTATTAGAACCTTTCATAGATACAGTTGTTGTTTGTACAATGACGGCTTTAGTATTAATTATTACTGGTTTTGTAGATCCATCTAATCCTCCAGGAAGTGATGCTCAAGCAATATTATTAACGTCTAGTGCATTCGAATCTTCAATCTCATGGTTTCCATATGTATTAACTGTAGCAGTTGTTTTATTTGCATTCAGTTCAATGATATCATGGTCTTACTATGGTTACCAAGGATGGTCTTACCTATTCGGACGTACTAAAAAAGCAGAGTACACTTATAAAGTTATCTTTTGTGTATTTGTAGTTATTGGAGCAGCAGCAAGTTTAGGTTCTGTAATTGGTTTCTCAGATGCTATGGTATTTGCAATGATGGTTCCAAACATGATTGGTCTGGTACTTCTTGCACCTAAAGTAAAGGAAGAGCTTCTAAAGTATACGACTGCCATTAAAGCTAATAAAGAATAA
- a CDS encoding TrkA family potassium uptake protein, which yields MVNSLLKFFRTKIYLAIALLIFVLLTGVLGFKMISGYSWVDAIYMTVITITTVGFGEVQPLDDSSKIFTVFLILSSVVIVGYALSIITEYIISRNNFDELKKKKMQKKIDSFKNHTIICGFGRNGKQAAKKLMSYKKPFVIIEKNKDIIEKFQSETIPMVFGNANEDEILLQAGLERAGTLISALPSDADNLFVVLSARQINKNACIISRASRETSYQKLKLAGANNVISPDRIGGDHMASLVVVPDLIEFIDNLAVGGNENVNIEEIDVDKLYNTSNKVQTIKDLDLRNKTGCTVIGFKGSDGEYIVNPEAETKLVPHSKVIVLGRPEQIQELNSIYDLD from the coding sequence ATGGTGAATTCACTACTTAAATTTTTTAGAACAAAAATATATTTAGCCATTGCGCTATTAATATTTGTATTATTAACAGGTGTCCTAGGATTTAAAATGATCTCAGGATACTCTTGGGTAGATGCTATTTACATGACGGTTATTACTATTACAACCGTAGGTTTTGGAGAGGTGCAACCGCTGGATGATAGCTCCAAAATATTTACTGTATTTTTAATTTTATCTAGTGTTGTAATAGTAGGTTACGCACTTTCTATTATTACCGAGTATATTATTAGTAGAAATAACTTCGATGAGCTAAAAAAGAAAAAGATGCAAAAGAAAATTGATAGTTTCAAAAATCACACTATTATCTGTGGATTTGGACGTAATGGAAAACAGGCGGCTAAAAAATTAATGTCTTATAAAAAGCCATTTGTAATTATAGAGAAAAATAAAGATATTATAGAGAAGTTCCAGAGTGAAACAATACCAATGGTATTTGGTAATGCTAACGAAGATGAAATACTTTTACAAGCAGGTTTAGAAAGAGCAGGTACACTAATTTCGGCTTTGCCAAGTGATGCAGATAATCTATTTGTGGTGCTTTCTGCGAGGCAAATAAATAAAAATGCATGCATAATTAGTCGTGCTTCTCGTGAAACCTCTTATCAAAAATTAAAATTAGCAGGCGCAAATAATGTTATTTCACCAGATAGAATTGGTGGAGATCACATGGCGTCTTTAGTTGTAGTTCCAGATTTAATCGAGTTTATAGATAATCTAGCTGTAGGTGGAAACGAAAATGTAAATATTGAAGAAATAGATGTAGATAAACTCTATAACACGTCTAATAAAGTGCAGACTATTAAGGATTTAGATTTGAGAAACAAAACTGGTTGTACAGTTATTGGTTTTAAAGGAAGCGATGGAGAATACATTGTAAATCCAGAAGCCGAAACAAAATTAGTACCACATTCTAAGGTTATTGTTCTTGGAAGACCAGAGCAAATACAAGAGCTTAATTCTATCTACGATTTAGATTAG
- a CDS encoding PspC domain-containing protein, producing the protein MQIARNTLLFFQKHGYHVCQRIADRLGIRAKIVRTSFMYLTFITVGFGFALYLFMAFWMRIKDIVYTKRSSVFDL; encoded by the coding sequence ATGCAAATAGCACGAAATACATTGTTGTTTTTTCAAAAGCATGGTTATCATGTTTGTCAGCGAATAGCAGATAGGTTAGGTATTCGTGCAAAAATTGTACGTACCTCTTTTATGTATTTAACATTTATAACTGTTGGTTTCGGTTTTGCTTTATATTTATTTATGGCTTTCTGGATGCGAATAAAAGATATCGTATATACTAAAAGATCCTCAGTTTTCGACTTGTAA
- a CDS encoding NAD(P)/FAD-dependent oxidoreductase → MKNKEAIWNICKECKGRGKKRRKLRKKARLNYQEALRLFEKTNSVKKAPVRPKGSLYSCLNCKGSGLVASTSHPVADTENHPHVAIIGGGIGGVALAVACLHRGIPFTLYERDNNFEARSQGYGLTLQQASKAIKGLGVFALKEGVISTRHVVHTTEGKVIGEWGMRKWIQSGDKKSSKRTNVHIARQSLRLALLEQLGGHNMVNWGHQLVDFKESKGESVDLSFKVDGKLKIAKADLVVGADGIRSTVRKLLIGEAINPLRYLDCIVILGICPLDTLDGLDSPLLDSETVFQTANGNERIYMMPYNNNSIMWQLSFPITEKKAKALSAIGPKALKEEASKRTQWHDPIPQIVAATLEAQISGYPVYDRELLDIELLDKAGPVTLIGDAAHPMSPFKGQGANQALLDALALARGISRECRPLSQWRKAGVRQSVLTTFELEMLERSASKVKGSAEAAKFLHSEIVLKEGDEPRGRCLTKKDI, encoded by the coding sequence ATGAAAAACAAAGAGGCTATCTGGAATATATGTAAGGAATGTAAAGGGCGTGGCAAAAAGAGACGAAAATTACGCAAAAAAGCACGACTCAACTATCAGGAGGCATTAAGATTATTTGAAAAAACAAATAGTGTTAAAAAAGCACCTGTTCGCCCAAAAGGAAGCTTATATTCATGTTTAAATTGTAAAGGATCTGGCTTAGTTGCATCTACTAGTCATCCTGTAGCAGATACAGAAAACCATCCTCATGTTGCTATTATTGGTGGTGGTATTGGAGGAGTAGCTTTAGCTGTAGCTTGTTTACATCGTGGCATTCCTTTTACTCTTTATGAGCGCGATAATAACTTCGAAGCACGATCTCAAGGTTACGGCCTCACCTTACAACAAGCCAGTAAAGCTATTAAAGGATTAGGTGTTTTTGCGCTAAAAGAAGGTGTAATTTCAACAAGACATGTGGTTCATACTACAGAAGGAAAAGTTATTGGTGAATGGGGAATGAGAAAGTGGATACAGTCTGGTGATAAAAAATCTTCGAAGCGCACAAATGTACATATTGCACGACAATCTTTACGTTTAGCGCTACTTGAACAACTCGGTGGACATAATATGGTAAATTGGGGACATCAATTAGTAGATTTTAAGGAGTCTAAAGGAGAAAGTGTTGATTTAAGTTTTAAAGTAGATGGGAAATTAAAAATCGCTAAGGCAGACCTTGTGGTTGGAGCCGATGGTATTCGAAGTACTGTAAGAAAATTGTTAATTGGTGAGGCTATTAACCCATTACGTTACCTAGATTGTATTGTAATATTAGGTATTTGTCCTTTAGATACTCTCGATGGACTTGATAGTCCTTTGCTAGACTCGGAAACGGTATTTCAAACCGCTAATGGTAATGAGCGCATTTATATGATGCCTTATAACAATAACTCAATAATGTGGCAACTTAGTTTTCCAATAACAGAAAAGAAAGCAAAAGCGTTGAGTGCTATAGGACCTAAAGCTCTAAAAGAAGAAGCATCTAAAAGAACACAATGGCACGATCCCATTCCGCAAATTGTTGCAGCAACACTAGAAGCTCAAATTTCTGGTTATCCTGTATACGATCGAGAATTACTAGATATAGAATTATTAGATAAAGCTGGACCAGTAACTCTAATAGGAGATGCAGCTCATCCTATGAGCCCATTTAAAGGACAAGGTGCAAATCAGGCTTTGCTAGATGCGCTGGCATTGGCTCGAGGAATCTCAAGAGAATGTAGACCATTATCTCAATGGAGAAAAGCTGGAGTGAGGCAAAGCGTATTAACTACATTTGAATTAGAAATGCTAGAACGTAGTGCTTCTAAAGTAAAAGGTTCTGCAGAAGCTGCTAAGTTTCTACATTCTGAAATTGTACTTAAGGAAGGTGATGAACCTAGAGGAAGATGCTTAACGAAGAAAGACATATAA
- a CDS encoding exo-beta-N-acetylmuramidase NamZ domain-containing protein: MSVQLMWCKNTVLLFLFLGISCGKANKFDAIGKKAEVRNEKTEATVQNDGASNEILNQTQNDVIIGANQTEAYLKLLEGKRVGVVANQTSVIFKDKITSSSTLDNDRYIHIVDSLISNKVNIKKVFAPEHGFRGKADAGEIVKDGLDTKTGLPIISLYGKNKKPSAAQLKNLDVVVFDIQDVGARFYTYISSLHYVMEACAEANIPVIILDRPNPNGHYVDGPILEKEHKSFIGMHPIPVVHGMTIGEYAQMINGESWLDNAIKCELTVIKMKNYSHNYAYSLPIKPSPNLPNDIAINLYPSLCFFEGTNVSAGRGTKLQFQIYGSPFLPKSDFSFTPQPNFGSKYPKHENKACNGYNLTKEQKLGEIDLSHLINAYNTTSDKSKFFLSNGFFTKLAGTKQLQKQIEAGETIENIKATWKDGLDSFNAMRAKYLLY; encoded by the coding sequence ATGAGTGTACAATTAATGTGGTGTAAAAATACAGTTTTATTATTTCTTTTTTTAGGAATTTCTTGTGGAAAGGCTAATAAGTTTGATGCTATTGGTAAGAAGGCTGAAGTAAGAAATGAGAAAACGGAAGCAACTGTACAAAATGATGGTGCTAGTAATGAGATTCTAAATCAAACACAAAATGATGTTATTATTGGTGCAAACCAGACTGAAGCGTATTTAAAGCTTTTAGAAGGTAAGCGTGTTGGTGTTGTGGCAAACCAGACTTCTGTTATTTTTAAGGATAAAATTACTTCATCAAGTACTCTTGATAATGACAGATACATTCATATAGTAGATTCTTTAATTTCTAATAAAGTAAATATTAAAAAAGTATTTGCTCCAGAGCATGGTTTTAGAGGTAAAGCTGATGCTGGAGAAATTGTTAAAGATGGTTTAGATACCAAAACTGGCTTGCCTATAATTTCTCTCTACGGGAAAAACAAAAAGCCTTCTGCAGCCCAATTAAAAAATTTAGATGTTGTGGTTTTCGATATACAAGATGTTGGTGCACGTTTTTACACTTACATTTCTTCGCTACATTATGTTATGGAAGCTTGTGCTGAAGCTAATATTCCTGTTATTATTTTAGATAGACCAAACCCAAATGGACATTATGTAGATGGGCCAATTCTAGAAAAAGAACATAAGAGTTTTATTGGCATGCATCCTATTCCTGTGGTTCATGGTATGACGATTGGAGAATATGCACAAATGATTAATGGTGAAAGTTGGTTAGATAACGCTATAAAATGTGAACTTACGGTTATTAAAATGAAGAACTATTCGCATAATTACGCTTATAGTCTACCTATTAAACCGTCTCCAAACTTACCTAATGATATTGCTATAAATTTATATCCTAGTCTTTGTTTTTTTGAAGGTACAAATGTTAGTGCTGGACGAGGAACCAAATTACAGTTTCAAATTTATGGCTCTCCTTTTTTACCAAAATCTGATTTTAGTTTTACACCGCAACCTAACTTTGGTTCTAAGTACCCTAAGCACGAAAACAAGGCTTGCAATGGTTACAATCTAACAAAAGAACAAAAGTTAGGTGAGATAGATTTAAGCCACTTAATTAATGCTTATAATACTACGAGTGATAAAAGTAAGTTCTTTTTATCTAATGGCTTTTTTACAAAGCTTGCAGGTACAAAACAACTGCAGAAACAAATTGAAGCTGGCGAAACTATAGAAAACATAAAAGCCACCTGGAAAGATGGCTTAGATAGTTTTAATGCAATGCGAGCTAAATACTTACTCTATTAA
- a CDS encoding DUF2851 family protein, with product MQEDFLHYLWKHKKLETTNLKTTKDELVALINVGEHNHNAGPDFFNAQLKIGSQIWAGNLEIHIKSSDWYLHNHETDSNYDNVIMHVVWEHDTEIFRKDNTEIPTLELKHYVTKEALNNYQKLFSNTQKWMNCENDFASIPEFTISNWLERLYFERLERKANDITIVLEQSTNNWEAVLFKMLSKNFGLKVNGEAFASIANSFDFSIIRKQQSKLLSLEALLFGQAELLKEDCQEPYFIALEKEYQFLKQKFSLSSKNVTPLHFFRLRPPNFPTIRLSQLANMYYLHQNVFSKIIEAKTLEDFYKLFSVETSVFWETHYTFSKVSKSSKKRLTKSFIDLLLINTIIPIKFSYAKQLGKSIDDDIVQLLQQITSEKNSIVNKFNSLKKVSKSALDSQALIQLKTEYCNKNKCLQCAIGNQLLNKISN from the coding sequence ATGCAAGAAGATTTTCTCCATTACCTCTGGAAACATAAAAAATTAGAGACTACTAATCTTAAAACCACAAAAGATGAATTGGTTGCGTTAATAAACGTAGGAGAGCATAACCATAACGCTGGACCAGACTTTTTTAATGCACAATTAAAAATAGGAAGCCAGATTTGGGCAGGAAATTTAGAAATTCATATAAAATCTAGCGATTGGTATTTACATAACCATGAAACAGATAGTAATTACGACAATGTAATTATGCATGTAGTTTGGGAACATGACACCGAAATATTTAGAAAAGACAATACAGAAATACCAACACTAGAATTAAAACACTACGTAACAAAAGAAGCACTAAATAACTACCAGAAATTATTCAGTAATACTCAAAAGTGGATGAATTGTGAAAACGATTTTGCATCAATTCCAGAATTTACTATTTCTAATTGGTTAGAGCGTTTGTATTTTGAACGGTTAGAGCGCAAAGCAAACGATATTACAATTGTATTAGAACAAAGTACTAATAACTGGGAAGCTGTTTTATTTAAAATGTTATCTAAAAACTTTGGGCTAAAAGTAAATGGTGAAGCTTTTGCTAGTATTGCTAATTCTTTCGATTTTTCGATAATAAGAAAACAGCAATCTAAACTACTAAGTTTAGAAGCCTTATTATTTGGGCAAGCAGAATTACTAAAAGAAGATTGCCAAGAACCATACTTTATAGCACTAGAAAAAGAATATCAGTTTTTAAAACAAAAATTTAGTTTGTCTTCTAAAAACGTAACACCTCTGCATTTTTTTAGATTACGACCGCCAAATTTCCCAACCATTCGTTTATCACAATTAGCGAATATGTATTATTTACATCAAAATGTGTTTTCAAAAATAATAGAAGCTAAAACCTTAGAGGATTTCTATAAGTTGTTTTCTGTAGAAACTTCTGTTTTTTGGGAAACACACTATACTTTTAGTAAAGTATCTAAATCATCAAAAAAGAGATTAACAAAATCCTTTATAGATTTGCTGTTAATCAATACTATTATTCCTATAAAATTTAGCTATGCTAAACAATTAGGTAAATCTATAGACGATGACATTGTGCAATTGCTTCAGCAAATAACTTCAGAAAAAAATAGCATTGTCAATAAATTTAATAGCTTAAAAAAGGTTTCTAAATCTGCATTAGACTCTCAAGCTTTAATTCAGCTTAAAACAGAGTATTGTAATAAAAATAAATGTTTGCAATGTGCTATTGGGAATCAGTTGCTTAATAAAATATCAAACTAA
- a CDS encoding PLP-dependent cysteine synthase family protein, whose protein sequence is MQYAENILETIGNTPLVKINKLTAELPCLVLSKYETFNPGNSVKDRMALQMIEDAEADGRLKPGGTIIEGTSGNTGMGLALAAIIKGYKCIFVMADKQSKEKVDILKAVGAEVVVCPTAVEPDDPRSYYSVSKRLGEETPNSWYVNQYDNPSNAKAHYQSTGPEIWKQTDGKITHFVVGVGTGGTISGVGKYLKEQNPNIKIWGIDTYGSVFKKYHETGVFDEKEIYPYVTEGIGEDILPKNVDFDIIDGFTKVTDKDAAVYTQRLSKEEGMFLGNSAGAAIKGVLQLKEHFTKDDVVVVLFHDHGSRYVGKMFNDDWMRKMGYIE, encoded by the coding sequence ATGCAATACGCAGAAAATATCCTTGAAACTATAGGAAACACACCACTAGTAAAAATAAACAAACTTACAGCAGAGTTACCATGTTTGGTACTCTCTAAATACGAAACCTTTAACCCAGGAAACTCGGTAAAAGATCGTATGGCATTACAAATGATTGAGGATGCCGAAGCAGATGGTAGATTAAAACCAGGAGGAACAATTATAGAAGGAACCTCTGGAAATACAGGAATGGGATTAGCATTAGCAGCAATTATAAAAGGCTACAAATGTATTTTTGTAATGGCAGATAAGCAGTCCAAAGAAAAAGTAGATATCTTAAAAGCAGTAGGAGCAGAAGTAGTAGTTTGCCCAACAGCAGTAGAACCAGACGATCCAAGATCGTACTACTCGGTATCTAAACGTTTAGGCGAAGAAACACCAAACTCATGGTACGTAAACCAATACGATAACCCAAGTAATGCAAAAGCACATTACCAAAGTACAGGACCAGAAATATGGAAACAGACAGATGGTAAAATAACACACTTTGTAGTTGGAGTAGGAACAGGAGGAACAATCTCTGGAGTTGGTAAATATTTAAAAGAACAAAATCCAAATATTAAAATTTGGGGAATAGACACTTACGGTTCAGTATTTAAAAAATACCACGAAACAGGAGTTTTCGACGAAAAAGAAATCTATCCATACGTAACCGAAGGTATTGGAGAAGACATTTTACCAAAAAATGTAGACTTCGATATTATCGATGGTTTTACTAAGGTAACAGATAAAGATGCTGCAGTTTACACACAGCGTTTAAGTAAAGAAGAAGGTATGTTTTTAGGTAATTCTGCTGGTGCAGCAATTAAAGGTGTGTTACAATTAAAAGAACACTTTACTAAAGACGATGTTGTTGTTGTATTGTTTCACGATCATGGTTCACGTTATGTAGGTAAAATGTTTAACGACGATTGGATGCGTAAAATGGGTTATATAGAGTAA